A section of the Primulina eburnea isolate SZY01 chromosome 1, ASM2296580v1, whole genome shotgun sequence genome encodes:
- the LOC140837968 gene encoding uncharacterized protein isoform X2, whose product MAHCPKSGPRLLLNNLESRTRGGLGLPSGSYFPFDLFVFPLSRPNPVIVGGLHPMGTFSDSRLRDLCDEYFDPRKSICCENPRKAICGGGTTRFHVGGLAHIKDKAETALNFYNKKKRKNFVLDKVVKVNRVSGGAMFCMTFWAKRDENDERCLFRGVYCEGKVLLCEIKDGDCEITIPAGHVDGVPGPSPIGTDDPFYEWYLNAPDVSSEDEDDEDDSEGLHPMGTFSDSRLRDLCDEYFDPRKSICCENPRKAICGGGTTRFHVGGLAHIKDKAETALNFYNKKKRKNFVLDKVVKVNRVSGGAMFCMTFWAKRDENDERHLFRGVYCQGKVLLCEIKDGDCEITIPAGHVDGVPGPSPIGTDDPFYEWYLNAPDVCSEDEDDEDDSEDEKY is encoded by the exons ATGGCCCATTGCCCCAAATCCGGCCCTCGTCTTCTATTAAATAACTTGGAGAGCAGAACGCGTGGAGGATTAGGGCTTCCATCGGGATCGTATTTCCCCTTCGATCTCTTCGTATTTCCCCTTAGCAGGCCAAATCCGGTAATAGTTGGCG GGCTTCATCCAATGGGAACGTTTTCAGACTCAAGGCTACGTGAT TTATGTGATGAATATTTTGATCCAAGAAAATCTATATGCTGTGAAAATCCAAGAAAAGCTATATGCGGTGGAGGGACGACGAGGTTTCATGTCGGTGGTTTAGCTCATATCAAGGACAAAGCGGAAACTGCCTTAAACTTCTACAATAAGAAAAAA CGAAAGAATTTCGTTCTCGATAAGGTTGTCAAGGTTAACCGTGTATCTGGTGGTGCTATGTTCTGCATGACATTTTGGGCAAAGAGGGACGAAAATGATGAGCGCTGTCTTTTTCGAGGTGTTTATTGTGAGGGTAAAGTATTGCTATGTGAGATCAAG gatGGCGATTGTGAAATTACGATTCCAGCTGGCCACGTAGATGGTGTACCTGGTCCATCTCCAATTGGGACAGATGACCCTTTTTACGAATG GTATCTAAATGCCCCCGATGTCTCCTCTGAGGACGAGGATGATGAGGATGATTCAGAAG GGCTTCATCCAATGGGAACGTTTTCAGACTCAAGGCTACGTGAT TTATGTGATGAATATTTTGATCCAAGAAAATCTATATGCTGTGAAAATCCAAGAAAAGCTATATGCGGTGGAGGGACGACGAGGTTTCATGTCGGTGGTTTAGCTCATATCAAGGACAAAGCGGAAACTGCCTTAAACTTCTACAATAAGAAAAAA CGAAAGAATTTCGTTCTCGATAAGGTTGTCAAGGTTAACCGTGTATCTGGTGGTGCTATGTTCTGCATGACATTTTGGGCAAAGAGGGACGAAAATGATGAGCGCCATCTTTTTCGAGGTGTTTATTGTCAGGGTAAAGTATTGCTATGTGAGATCAAG GATGGCGATTGTGAAATTACGATTCCAGCTGGCCACGTAGATGGTGTACCTGGTCCATCTCCAATTGGGACAGATGACCCTTTTTACGAATG GTATCTAAATGCCCCCGATGTCTGCTCTGAGGACGAGGATGATGAGGACGATTCAGAAGATGAGAAGTATTAA
- the LOC140837968 gene encoding uncharacterized protein isoform X1 has translation MAHCPKSGPRLLLNNLESRTRGGLGLPSGSYFPFDLFVFPLSRPNPVIVGGLHPMGTFSDSRLRDLCDEYFDPRKSICCENPRKAICGGGTTRFHVGGLAHIKDKAETALNFYNKKKRKNFVLDKVVKVNRVSGGAMFCMTFWAKRDENDERCLFRGVYCEGKVLLCEIKDGDCEITIPAGHVDGVPGPSPIGTDDPFYEWYLNAPDVSSEDEDDEDDSEGLHPMGTFSDSRLRDLCDEYFDPRKSICCENPRKAICGGGTTRFHVGGLAHIKDKAETALNFYNKKKRKNFVLDKVVKVNRVSGGAMFCMTFWAKRDENDERHLFRGVYCQGKVLLCEIKDGDCEITIPAGHVDGVPGPSPIGTDDPFYEWYRDVYLNAPDVCSEDEDDEDDSEDEKY, from the exons ATGGCCCATTGCCCCAAATCCGGCCCTCGTCTTCTATTAAATAACTTGGAGAGCAGAACGCGTGGAGGATTAGGGCTTCCATCGGGATCGTATTTCCCCTTCGATCTCTTCGTATTTCCCCTTAGCAGGCCAAATCCGGTAATAGTTGGCG GGCTTCATCCAATGGGAACGTTTTCAGACTCAAGGCTACGTGAT TTATGTGATGAATATTTTGATCCAAGAAAATCTATATGCTGTGAAAATCCAAGAAAAGCTATATGCGGTGGAGGGACGACGAGGTTTCATGTCGGTGGTTTAGCTCATATCAAGGACAAAGCGGAAACTGCCTTAAACTTCTACAATAAGAAAAAA CGAAAGAATTTCGTTCTCGATAAGGTTGTCAAGGTTAACCGTGTATCTGGTGGTGCTATGTTCTGCATGACATTTTGGGCAAAGAGGGACGAAAATGATGAGCGCTGTCTTTTTCGAGGTGTTTATTGTGAGGGTAAAGTATTGCTATGTGAGATCAAG gatGGCGATTGTGAAATTACGATTCCAGCTGGCCACGTAGATGGTGTACCTGGTCCATCTCCAATTGGGACAGATGACCCTTTTTACGAATG GTATCTAAATGCCCCCGATGTCTCCTCTGAGGACGAGGATGATGAGGATGATTCAGAAG GGCTTCATCCAATGGGAACGTTTTCAGACTCAAGGCTACGTGAT TTATGTGATGAATATTTTGATCCAAGAAAATCTATATGCTGTGAAAATCCAAGAAAAGCTATATGCGGTGGAGGGACGACGAGGTTTCATGTCGGTGGTTTAGCTCATATCAAGGACAAAGCGGAAACTGCCTTAAACTTCTACAATAAGAAAAAA CGAAAGAATTTCGTTCTCGATAAGGTTGTCAAGGTTAACCGTGTATCTGGTGGTGCTATGTTCTGCATGACATTTTGGGCAAAGAGGGACGAAAATGATGAGCGCCATCTTTTTCGAGGTGTTTATTGTCAGGGTAAAGTATTGCTATGTGAGATCAAG GATGGCGATTGTGAAATTACGATTCCAGCTGGCCACGTAGATGGTGTACCTGGTCCATCTCCAATTGGGACAGATGACCCTTTTTACGAATGGTACCGTGATGT GTATCTAAATGCCCCCGATGTCTGCTCTGAGGACGAGGATGATGAGGACGATTCAGAAGATGAGAAGTATTAA
- the LOC140837968 gene encoding uncharacterized protein isoform X4 yields MGTFSDSRLRDLCDEYFDPRKSICCENPRKAICGGGTTRFHVGGLAHIKDKAETALNFYNKKKRKNFVLDKVVKVNRVSGGAMFCMTFWAKRDENDERCLFRGVYCEGKVLLCEIKDGDCEITIPAGHVDGVPGPSPIGTDDPFYEWYLNAPDVSSEDEDDEDDSEGLHPMGTFSDSRLRDLCDEYFDPRKSICCENPRKAICGGGTTRFHVGGLAHIKDKAETALNFYNKKKRKNFVLDKVVKVNRVSGGAMFCMTFWAKRDENDERHLFRGVYCQGKVLLCEIKDGDCEITIPAGHVDGVPGPSPIGTDDPFYEWYRDVYLNAPDVCSEDEDDEDDSEDEKY; encoded by the exons ATGGGAACGTTTTCAGACTCAAGGCTACGTGAT TTATGTGATGAATATTTTGATCCAAGAAAATCTATATGCTGTGAAAATCCAAGAAAAGCTATATGCGGTGGAGGGACGACGAGGTTTCATGTCGGTGGTTTAGCTCATATCAAGGACAAAGCGGAAACTGCCTTAAACTTCTACAATAAGAAAAAA CGAAAGAATTTCGTTCTCGATAAGGTTGTCAAGGTTAACCGTGTATCTGGTGGTGCTATGTTCTGCATGACATTTTGGGCAAAGAGGGACGAAAATGATGAGCGCTGTCTTTTTCGAGGTGTTTATTGTGAGGGTAAAGTATTGCTATGTGAGATCAAG gatGGCGATTGTGAAATTACGATTCCAGCTGGCCACGTAGATGGTGTACCTGGTCCATCTCCAATTGGGACAGATGACCCTTTTTACGAATG GTATCTAAATGCCCCCGATGTCTCCTCTGAGGACGAGGATGATGAGGATGATTCAGAAG GGCTTCATCCAATGGGAACGTTTTCAGACTCAAGGCTACGTGAT TTATGTGATGAATATTTTGATCCAAGAAAATCTATATGCTGTGAAAATCCAAGAAAAGCTATATGCGGTGGAGGGACGACGAGGTTTCATGTCGGTGGTTTAGCTCATATCAAGGACAAAGCGGAAACTGCCTTAAACTTCTACAATAAGAAAAAA CGAAAGAATTTCGTTCTCGATAAGGTTGTCAAGGTTAACCGTGTATCTGGTGGTGCTATGTTCTGCATGACATTTTGGGCAAAGAGGGACGAAAATGATGAGCGCCATCTTTTTCGAGGTGTTTATTGTCAGGGTAAAGTATTGCTATGTGAGATCAAG GATGGCGATTGTGAAATTACGATTCCAGCTGGCCACGTAGATGGTGTACCTGGTCCATCTCCAATTGGGACAGATGACCCTTTTTACGAATGGTACCGTGATGT GTATCTAAATGCCCCCGATGTCTGCTCTGAGGACGAGGATGATGAGGACGATTCAGAAGATGAGAAGTATTAA
- the LOC140837968 gene encoding uncharacterized protein isoform X3 → MAHCPKSGPRLLLNNLESRTRGGLGLPSGSYFPFDLFVFPLSRPNPVIVGGLHPMGTFSDSRLRDLCDEYFDPRKSICCENPRKAICGGGTTRFHVGGLAHIKDKAETALNFYNKKKRKNFVLDKVVKVNRVSGGAMFCMTFWAKRDENDERCLFRGVYCEGKVLLCEIKDGDCEITIPAGHVDGVPGPSPIGTDDPFYEWYLNAPDVSSEDEDDEDDSEGLHPMGTFSDSRLRDLCDEYFDPRKSICCENPRKAICGGGTTRFHVGGLAHIKDKAETALNFYNKKKRKNFVLDKVVKVNRVSGGAMFCMTFWAKRDENDERHLFRGVYCQGKVLLCEIKDGDCEITIPAGHVDGVPGPSPIGTDDPFYEWYLNAPDVCSEDEDDEDDSEDEKY, encoded by the exons ATGGCCCATTGCCCCAAATCCGGCCCTCGTCTTCTATTAAATAACTTGGAGAGCAGAACGCGTGGAGGATTAGGGCTTCCATCGGGATCGTATTTCCCCTTCGATCTCTTCGTATTTCCCCTTAGCAGGCCAAATCCGGTAATAGTTGGCG GGCTTCATCCAATGGGAACGTTTTCAGACTCAAGGCTACGTGAT TTATGTGATGAATATTTTGATCCAAGAAAATCTATATGCTGTGAAAATCCAAGAAAAGCTATATGCGGTGGAGGGACGACGAGGTTTCATGTCGGTGGTTTAGCTCATATCAAGGACAAAGCGGAAACTGCCTTAAACTTCTACAATAAGAAAAAA CGAAAGAATTTCGTTCTCGATAAGGTTGTCAAGGTTAACCGTGTATCTGGTGGTGCTATGTTCTGCATGACATTTTGGGCAAAGAGGGACGAAAATGATGAGCGCTGTCTTTTTCGAGGTGTTTATTGTGAGGGTAAAGTATTGCTATGTGAGATCAAG gatGGCGATTGTGAAATTACGATTCCAGCTGGCCACGTAGATGGTGTACCTGGTCCATCTCCAATTGGGACAGATGACCCTTTTTACGAATG GTATCTAAATGCCCCCGATGTCTCCTCTGAGGACGAGGATGATGAGGATGATTCAGAAG GGCTTCATCCAATGGGAACGTTTTCAGACTCAAGGCTACGTGAT TTATGTGATGAATATTTTGATCCAAGAAAATCTATATGCTGTGAAAATCCAAGAAAAGCTATATGCGGTGGAGGGACGACGAGGTTTCATGTCGGTGGTTTAGCTCATATCAAGGACAAAGCGGAAACTGCCTTAAACTTCTACAATAAGAAAAAA CGAAAGAATTTCGTTCTCGATAAGGTTGTCAAGGTTAACCGTGTATCTGGTGGTGCTATGTTCTGCATGACATTTTGGGCAAAGAGGGACGAAAATGATGAGCGCCATCTTTTTCGAGGTGTTTATTGTCAGGGTAAAGTATTGCTATGTGAGATCAAG GATGGCGATTGTGAAATTACGATTCCAGCTGGCCACGTAGATGGTGTACCTGGTCCATCTCCAATTGGGACAGATGACCCTTTTTACGAATG
- the LOC140809243 gene encoding uncharacterized protein translates to MAHCPKSGPRLLLNNLENRTRGGLGLPSGSYFPFDLFVFPLSRPNPVIVGGLHPMGTFSDSRLRDLCDKYFDPRKSICCENPRKAICGGGRTRFHVGGLAHIKDKAETALNFYNKKKRKNFVLDKVVKVNRVSGGAMFCMTFWAKRDENDERRLFRGVYCEGKVLLCEIKDGDCEITIPAGHVDGVPGPSPIGTDDPFYEWYRDVYLNAPDVCSEDEDDEDDSEDEKY, encoded by the exons ATGGCCCATTGCCCCAAATCCGGCCCACGTCTTCTATTAAATAACTTGGAGAACAGAACGCGTGGAGGATTAGGGCTTCCATCGGGATCGTATTTCCCCTTCGATCTCTTCGTATTTCCCCTTAGCAGGCCAAATCCGGTAATAGTTGGCG GGCTTCATCCAATGGGAACGTTTTCAGACTCAAGGCTACGTGAT TTATGTGATAAATATTTTGATCCAAGAAAATCTATATGCTGTGAAAATCCAAGAAAAGCTATATGCGGTGGAGGGAGGACGAGGTTTCATGTCGGTGGTTTAGCTCATATCAAGGACAAAGCGGAAACTGCCTTAAACTTCTACAATAAGAAAAAA CGAAAGAATTTCGTTCTCGATAAGGTTGTCAAGGTTAACCGTGTATCTGGTGGTGCTATGTTCTGCATGACATTTTGGGCAAAGAGGGACGAAAATGACGAGCGCCGTCTTTTTCGAGGTGTTTATTGTGAGGGTAAAGTATTGCTATGTGAGATCAAG GATGGCGATTGTGAAATTACGATTCCAGCTGGCCACGTAGATGGTGTACCTGGTCCATCTCCAATTGGGACAGATGACCCTTTTTACGAATGGTACCGTGATGT CTATCTAAATGCCCCCGATGTCTGCTCTGAGGACGAGGATGATGAGGATGATTCAGAAGATGAGAAGTATTAA